From the genome of Syntrophales bacterium, one region includes:
- a CDS encoding TRAP transporter small permease, whose amino-acid sequence MLLLKKAEKMQSTVDSIVYYLNCLGGVGIFIVMVLILLDVSGRYLMSRPLPGVLEWSQLMLVFIIYMPLAFVEAQGGHITITFLQSRLSKVWRTRSDFAIKVLGLCVFSFLAFLTFNATVEAFRDKEVAFGDFRLYLWIPKASIFVGCLLYSIRLLSDVVLGCVKHLERGDR is encoded by the coding sequence ATGCTGCTTCTTAAAAAGGCCGAGAAAATGCAGTCAACTGTAGATTCTATCGTTTACTACCTCAATTGTCTGGGTGGTGTGGGAATTTTCATTGTAATGGTATTGATCTTATTGGATGTGAGTGGTCGTTATTTAATGAGCCGTCCCCTGCCTGGCGTTCTTGAATGGAGTCAGCTCATGCTTGTTTTTATTATATATATGCCTCTTGCATTTGTTGAGGCCCAAGGGGGCCACATTACGATTACTTTCTTGCAGTCTCGATTGTCAAAAGTATGGAGAACGAGAAGCGATTTTGCCATCAAAGTATTAGGTTTGTGCGTATTTAGCTTTTTAGCCTTCTTAACCTTCAACGCAACGGTGGAGGCCTTTCGCGACAAAGAGGTCGCTTTTGGGGATTTCCGTTTATACTTGTGGATTCCCAAAGCATCGATTTTCGTGGGCTGCTTGCTTTATTCTATTCGCCTACTATCCGATGTTGTTCTTGGATGTGTGAAACATTTAGAGAGAGGAGATAGATAA
- a CDS encoding TRAP transporter large permease, with protein sequence MATPLWGLLGIIVLISSLLSGIPIGLAMLTVSIGGLLILTGVTPTFWVLKSVLFEESFHWTFIVLPMFFLLGNFTLHSGMGEETYKAVNKWICHIKGGLLIATIAACTAMGFASGSSLANAAMFTRLALPEMRKHGYSVSISAGAIAAAGTLAALIPPSGMMVIFCVLTGSSLGKLMIAGIVPGILVGCALIVTVKLIIWIKPELVPPKTTKVPFRERLIASIWIGPVIIVILSILGGLYMGVFTPTEAGGMGAAVTFVYFIIRRGFDTRKILESLLDTAKISSALFIIIIGAMVFSRFLSVSGSVDIFSSFILNLPIGRLYILILVMVIYLILGTFMEAVAIMSITLPIFYPILTHLGFDGTFLGVLVVMMVEIGVLTPPLGTNVFVVKSAAGSMVTLEQVYRGVMPFVIAYLIMVAIIIAFPRIVLFLPELMR encoded by the coding sequence ATGGCAACTCCGCTTTGGGGCCTCCTGGGTATTATAGTCCTGATTTCTTCATTATTGTCGGGCATCCCGATCGGGTTAGCCATGTTGACGGTCTCGATTGGGGGCCTTCTGATTCTAACTGGGGTTACGCCTACCTTTTGGGTCCTGAAATCGGTCCTTTTCGAAGAATCGTTTCATTGGACTTTTATTGTCCTACCCATGTTCTTTCTCTTAGGCAATTTTACGTTGCACAGTGGCATGGGGGAGGAAACCTACAAGGCGGTGAACAAATGGATCTGTCATATCAAGGGCGGGTTGCTGATAGCGACAATTGCGGCCTGCACCGCTATGGGTTTCGCTTCAGGATCGAGCCTCGCCAACGCCGCCATGTTTACTCGACTGGCCTTGCCTGAGATGCGCAAGCATGGCTACAGCGTTTCCATTTCAGCGGGGGCCATAGCCGCGGCAGGCACTTTGGCCGCATTGATACCTCCCAGCGGGATGATGGTAATTTTTTGTGTTTTGACCGGTTCTTCACTTGGAAAGCTGATGATTGCCGGAATAGTGCCAGGGATACTGGTCGGGTGCGCGCTTATTGTAACTGTGAAACTGATTATCTGGATCAAGCCAGAGTTGGTCCCTCCGAAAACGACCAAAGTACCGTTTAGAGAAAGGCTGATCGCCAGCATTTGGATCGGGCCGGTGATCATCGTCATTTTGTCCATACTTGGTGGTCTTTACATGGGGGTCTTTACGCCAACAGAAGCCGGTGGCATGGGGGCAGCGGTTACCTTTGTCTATTTCATCATCAGACGTGGGTTCGACACTAGAAAGATATTGGAGTCCCTGCTGGATACGGCTAAAATTTCTAGTGCACTATTTATTATTATTATCGGCGCAATGGTGTTCAGCCGCTTCCTGTCCGTCAGTGGCAGTGTGGACATTTTTAGCAGTTTTATTCTAAACTTGCCGATCGGCAGATTATATATTCTTATATTGGTTATGGTTATTTATTTAATTCTTGGAACTTTTATGGAGGCCGTGGCTATCATGTCCATAACTCTTCCCATATTCTATCCGATACTGACCCATCTCGGATTCGACGGTACTTTTCTTGGTGTCCTTGTCGTGATGATGGTCGAGATCGGGGTTCTTACTCCTCCTCTAGGGACCAATGTCTTTGTCGTCAAGTCCGCCGCGGGCAGCATGGTCACTCTAGAACAGGTATATAGAGGCGTTATGCCGTTTGTTATCGCTTACTTAATCATGGTGGCTATCATTATTGCCTTCCCGCGGATTGTGTTGTTTCTGCCAGAACTGATGCGATGA
- the dctP gene encoding TRAP transporter substrate-binding protein DctP, which yields MTNLHSTKKGAWWIVLVSLMMLGCLLVGPLGNDALAAGNTIELKLVTYVPQGGGSIPEALAAFADGVKKRTNGKVTIKIFWSGSLAKITEIPGAVKSGLADMGSVVGFYHPEMFPYDFGASLDTMVLAGMKRGGWIKPYRKLYDEFPEVRNTFEKQNQRMIAFWEYDKVSILSTKPIRNLADAKGIKIRTSGKVLPSIYKAAGMIPVVIPSTDAYDAASRNMIDAIMATADQAISYRWYEPCKYFIEIPMFGTSLVYFLSINLDTWKKLPASEQKVISEEGEELTAAYPMRMESVDAKFRELFKKKGGEVITFSEDDQKVWKTRVAKPIFDDHIDQLGKNNVARGREIFERFAELIKYKP from the coding sequence ATGACAAATCTTCATTCAACAAAAAAAGGGGCGTGGTGGATTGTTCTGGTTAGCTTGATGATGTTGGGTTGCTTGTTAGTTGGCCCATTAGGGAACGATGCCTTGGCGGCTGGAAACACAATCGAGCTTAAGTTGGTTACCTATGTGCCACAAGGCGGGGGAAGCATCCCTGAAGCGTTGGCTGCGTTCGCCGATGGAGTTAAAAAACGGACCAATGGCAAGGTTACGATAAAGATCTTCTGGAGCGGGTCGCTAGCCAAGATCACAGAGATTCCCGGGGCAGTAAAAAGCGGTCTGGCCGACATGGGATCGGTGGTTGGTTTTTACCACCCAGAGATGTTTCCCTATGACTTTGGAGCCAGTCTCGACACAATGGTTTTGGCCGGGATGAAGAGAGGTGGCTGGATTAAGCCCTACCGTAAACTTTATGATGAGTTCCCAGAGGTGCGTAATACCTTCGAGAAACAGAACCAGCGGATGATCGCCTTTTGGGAGTACGACAAAGTCAGTATTCTTAGCACCAAACCGATAAGGAACCTTGCCGACGCCAAGGGCATTAAGATACGAACCTCTGGCAAGGTGCTTCCGTCGATCTATAAGGCCGCGGGAATGATTCCCGTCGTCATTCCCTCCACTGATGCATATGACGCGGCTTCCAGGAACATGATTGACGCCATCATGGCCACCGCTGATCAGGCAATCAGCTATCGGTGGTACGAGCCTTGCAAATATTTTATTGAGATCCCCATGTTTGGGACCTCATTGGTTTATTTCCTCTCGATCAATCTGGACACCTGGAAGAAGCTGCCGGCCAGCGAGCAGAAAGTGATCTCAGAGGAGGGAGAAGAGCTTACAGCTGCCTACCCGATGCGCATGGAATCGGTTGATGCGAAATTTCGAGAGCTTTTCAAGAAAAAGGGCGGAGAAGTTATCACTTTTTCTGAGGATGATCAGAAAGTATGGAAGACCAGGGTGGCCAAACCAATCTTCGATGATCATATAGACCAGCTTGGGAAAAACAACGTCGCTCGTGGCAGGGAAATATTCGAACGGTTTGCCGAACTCATCAAATACAAGCCGTGA
- the dctP gene encoding TRAP transporter substrate-binding protein DctP, which produces MKKITFLCFFTILMVIICLVYEPSIMKAEAGTDKAIELRLATYAPVGEGSISEALAAYADEVKKRTNGKVTIKIFWSGSLAKITEIPGAVKSGMADMGSVVGQYHPEMFPYDFGASLDIMALAGMQRGDWIKPYRKLYDEFPEVRNIFKKQNQRMIAFWEYDKVGIISTKPIRNLADLKGVKIRSPGKYFSKIYKEAGMIPVVLPSTDAYDAVSRNMVGAISSTPDTAIKYRWYEACKYWVDIPMFGTSLVYFLSINLDTWEKLPAREQKVILEVGKELTEGFPMRMAQVDAQFRELFKKRGGEIITFSEGDQKVWKARTAKPIFDDYINRVEENNVARGREILERFAELIKYKP; this is translated from the coding sequence ATGAAAAAGATCACGTTCCTATGTTTTTTCACAATCTTGATGGTGATCATCTGTCTGGTTTATGAGCCATCAATTATGAAGGCCGAGGCTGGCACAGATAAGGCGATTGAACTCCGCCTAGCGACATATGCACCTGTGGGAGAAGGAAGCATCTCCGAAGCGTTGGCTGCTTACGCCGATGAGGTTAAAAAGCGGACCAATGGCAAGGTTACGATAAAGATCTTCTGGAGCGGGTCACTTGCCAAGATCACAGAGATTCCCGGGGCAGTAAAAAGCGGTATGGCCGACATGGGATCTGTGGTCGGTCAGTACCACCCGGAGATGTTTCCCTATGACTTTGGAGCCAGTCTCGATATAATGGCTTTGGCCGGGATGCAGAGAGGTGACTGGATTAAGCCCTACCGCAAACTTTATGATGAGTTCCCAGAGGTGCGTAATATCTTCAAGAAACAGAATCAACGGATGATCGCTTTTTGGGAGTACGACAAAGTCGGTATTATTAGCACCAAACCGATAAGGAACCTTGCCGACCTCAAGGGCGTTAAGATACGATCCCCTGGCAAATACTTTTCGAAGATCTATAAGGAAGCGGGAATGATTCCCGTCGTCCTTCCCTCCACTGATGCATATGACGCGGTTTCCAGGAACATGGTTGGCGCCATTAGCTCAACCCCCGATACGGCGATCAAATATCGGTGGTACGAGGCATGCAAGTACTGGGTCGATATTCCTATGTTTGGGACCTCATTAGTTTATTTCCTCTCGATCAATCTGGATACCTGGGAGAAGCTGCCGGCTAGGGAGCAGAAAGTGATCTTAGAGGTGGGAAAAGAGCTTACAGAAGGCTTCCCGATGCGCATGGCACAGGTTGATGCGCAATTTCGAGAGCTTTTCAAGAAAAGGGGCGGAGAAATTATCACCTTTTCTGAGGGTGATCAGAAAGTATGGAAGGCCAGGACTGCCAAACCAATCTTCGATGATTATATAAACCGGGTTGAGGAAAACAACGTCGCTCGCGGCAGGGAAATATTGGAACGGTTTGCCGAACTCATCAAATACAAGCCGTGA
- a CDS encoding CoA transferase, translated as MTQRDFGPLAGIRVLDVGVNIAGPFGATLLGEFGAEVIKIELPGTGDTMRHMVPLYENKSLSWVVLARNKKSITLDIRKRKGQEILKRLVNVSDVLVESFRPGTMEKWGLGLDQLHEINPGLIMIRATGFGQSGPYKDRGGYDRVGAAMGGMTYLTGFPDSPPVRVGLNICDQITGLFNALGALLALYHRDRRSDGKGNKGQSVDISLYESIFRLLESVVADYDKLGLIRERVGNANEIVAPAENFETKDGKWVVFVVTSNKLFHRFLVTIGHAELIDDLRFKSNPQRVKNRDALHRLSADWFKNKTFSEINEIFLKEGLPFGPVYNIKDIFEDPHYRARHNIIQVDDPIIGPVKMQNVTPRLSLTPGRVVTSGPELGQHNTEIYGKLLGLTGEDLDAFKKEGII; from the coding sequence ATGACTCAGCGAGATTTTGGCCCTTTGGCGGGGATCAGGGTTTTAGATGTAGGTGTAAACATTGCTGGACCTTTTGGTGCTACCCTGCTGGGTGAATTCGGAGCCGAGGTCATAAAGATTGAACTCCCTGGAACAGGGGACACGATGAGGCACATGGTTCCTCTTTATGAAAACAAATCTCTGAGCTGGGTTGTCCTTGCGCGAAATAAGAAATCGATCACTCTTGATATAAGAAAGAGGAAGGGGCAGGAGATACTGAAACGCTTGGTTAACGTTTCTGACGTTTTAGTGGAGAGTTTCAGACCCGGAACCATGGAGAAATGGGGCCTCGGCCTTGATCAGCTTCATGAAATCAACCCAGGTTTGATTATGATTCGGGCGACCGGTTTCGGACAGAGTGGACCTTATAAGGACCGGGGCGGATATGACAGGGTAGGTGCCGCGATGGGCGGCATGACCTATCTTACAGGCTTCCCAGATTCGCCGCCTGTTCGGGTTGGGCTGAATATCTGTGACCAAATCACCGGCCTGTTCAACGCTCTCGGGGCTTTGTTGGCCTTGTATCATCGCGATAGAAGATCCGATGGCAAAGGAAACAAAGGACAGTCGGTAGACATCAGCTTGTATGAATCGATTTTTCGGCTACTGGAGTCCGTGGTGGCCGATTACGACAAGCTTGGGCTGATACGGGAAAGGGTCGGAAACGCAAATGAGATTGTTGCTCCAGCGGAGAACTTTGAAACAAAAGATGGCAAGTGGGTTGTTTTTGTAGTGACCAGCAATAAACTATTCCACCGTTTTTTGGTCACCATCGGCCACGCGGAGCTGATCGATGATCTGAGGTTTAAGTCAAATCCACAAAGAGTCAAGAATAGGGATGCCCTTCACCGGCTCAGCGCGGATTGGTTCAAGAACAAGACATTTTCAGAGATCAACGAAATTTTTCTGAAAGAGGGGCTTCCTTTTGGGCCGGTCTACAACATAAAGGATATATTCGAAGACCCCCACTACCGCGCCCGGCACAACATCATACAGGTAGATGACCCAATAATCGGACCCGTGAAGATGCAAAATGTAACACCAAGACTCTCCCTGACCCCTGGACGGGTGGTGACCAGCGGCCCCGAACTGGGTCAGCACAACACCGAAATTTACGGGAAACTTTTAGGCCTTACGGGAGAGGATTTAGATGCTTTCAAGAAAGAGGGCATCATATAA
- a CDS encoding flavodoxin family protein codes for MIIKLLGICGSPVKNGNTQALLEEGLRSVQQTGQVETDSVSLAGMRVEACKHCNWCVRNQAEDKFCAIEDEMESLYAKMISADGIVIATPVHAGRLSGIMANALDRMRVFKYGRVYGGKLAFKVGGGMAVGFVRDGGLEMTLLSLAAFFETFEMIIAGKGATGLTSLNGTGRLKKGVRKMVLEDEYGLRSARKLCARVVDLSRRLKGCQIEN; via the coding sequence ATGATTATAAAGCTCCTCGGCATTTGTGGCAGCCCTGTGAAGAACGGAAACACTCAAGCTTTGTTGGAAGAGGGCCTGCGAAGCGTGCAGCAAACCGGGCAGGTGGAAACGGATAGTGTTTCCTTGGCCGGGATGAGAGTCGAGGCCTGCAAGCATTGCAACTGGTGTGTGCGCAACCAGGCAGAAGACAAGTTTTGTGCCATTGAGGACGAGATGGAGAGCCTTTATGCAAAGATGATTTCTGCTGATGGCATAGTTATAGCCACACCCGTTCACGCCGGAAGGCTCAGTGGGATAATGGCCAACGCTCTTGATCGAATGAGGGTCTTCAAGTACGGCAGGGTCTACGGCGGTAAGTTAGCCTTTAAGGTAGGCGGAGGCATGGCTGTGGGCTTCGTGCGCGATGGCGGATTGGAGATGACACTTCTGAGCCTTGCCGCTTTCTTTGAGACCTTTGAGATGATCATCGCAGGCAAAGGTGCCACCGGGTTAACGAGCCTTAATGGCACTGGTAGGCTCAAGAAAGGGGTGAGGAAAATGGTTCTTGAGGACGAGTACGGCCTCCGGAGTGCCCGGAAATTGTGCGCCCGCGTCGTTGATCTCTCTCGACGGCTCAAAGGCTGCCAGATAGAGAACTAA
- a CDS encoding long-chain-fatty-acid--CoA ligase, which produces MIIIPDLIRRSVRRYRDRVAVAYNGQEITFGQFMDRVNRLANGLRGLGLKKGDNVAILMGNYPIMVESQFALSMAGMVYIRTNPRLSAKEYLRILNDSKARGILVGNEFGDIMAEVATELQHAEFIIYDGSGAKGWINYEEIVDQSPNDDQCVKISSEDYNSLRYSSGTTGHPKGILHTERSRMASLINVLVDTPISDEDVMLHVSSLSHGSSLYFLECFVQGAKSIILNSFDPESFFHTIEKERVTKTYLVPTMISMLLDADRHDQYDLSSLDCAIYAGSPLAPQKLREAIGVFGNIFHQVYGLGEAPNVITSLNKKDHLAFMERAEKKEQLSAGRASLLSLVKIVDEARRELGPGEVGEIVIKSDQLMKGYWNLPQKTEESFHEGWFYTGDIGMKDELDYLYVVERKKDMIISGGFNVYPAEVERAICSHPAVSEVAVVGIPDEKWGEVIKAFVVIKRGIKVSEEEIINVCKENIASFKKPRSVEFVDSLPKTATGKILKKELKLKSDKK; this is translated from the coding sequence GTGATTATAATACCAGATTTGATTAGGCGAAGCGTGAGGCGGTACAGGGACAGAGTCGCAGTAGCTTATAATGGTCAAGAGATAACCTTTGGTCAGTTTATGGATAGGGTAAATCGGCTGGCCAATGGCCTGAGAGGGCTTGGATTAAAAAAGGGCGACAACGTGGCTATCCTCATGGGCAACTATCCGATTATGGTAGAGTCCCAGTTTGCCCTATCTATGGCTGGGATGGTGTATATTAGGACCAATCCCCGCCTTTCGGCCAAAGAGTACCTGAGGATACTCAATGATTCTAAAGCCAGAGGCATATTGGTGGGAAACGAGTTTGGGGACATTATGGCGGAGGTGGCCACTGAGCTTCAACACGCCGAATTCATTATCTATGACGGTAGTGGGGCTAAAGGGTGGATTAACTATGAGGAAATAGTTGATCAGAGTCCTAATGATGATCAGTGCGTTAAAATTTCGAGCGAAGATTACAATTCGTTGCGGTATTCATCTGGAACTACGGGCCACCCGAAAGGAATATTACACACGGAAAGAAGCCGGATGGCCTCTCTAATTAACGTGTTAGTAGACACACCGATTAGTGATGAGGATGTTATGTTACATGTGAGTTCGCTTTCACATGGCAGCTCCCTCTACTTTCTAGAGTGTTTTGTCCAAGGGGCAAAAAGCATAATTTTGAACTCATTTGACCCTGAAAGTTTCTTTCATACAATTGAGAAAGAGCGCGTTACCAAAACCTACCTTGTTCCGACCATGATTAGCATGCTCTTGGATGCTGATAGGCATGATCAATACGACCTCTCCAGTTTGGATTGCGCGATTTATGCCGGTTCGCCTTTGGCGCCACAGAAATTGAGAGAAGCCATCGGAGTCTTTGGCAATATCTTCCATCAGGTTTACGGTCTTGGCGAGGCACCCAATGTGATTACTTCCCTCAACAAAAAGGATCATCTAGCTTTTATGGAACGGGCGGAAAAAAAGGAGCAATTGTCTGCTGGTCGCGCCTCACTGCTCTCTCTGGTCAAGATTGTTGATGAGGCTCGCCGCGAGTTGGGGCCGGGAGAAGTAGGCGAAATTGTTATTAAGAGTGATCAGTTGATGAAGGGATATTGGAACTTGCCTCAAAAAACCGAAGAAAGCTTTCATGAGGGATGGTTCTACACTGGCGATATAGGTATGAAGGATGAACTGGATTATCTGTATGTGGTGGAGAGAAAAAAAGATATGATCATCAGTGGGGGCTTCAATGTTTATCCAGCGGAGGTGGAACGCGCGATCTGTTCTCATCCTGCGGTTTCAGAGGTTGCGGTAGTCGGCATCCCGGATGAAAAATGGGGAGAAGTGATAAAAGCGTTTGTGGTTATCAAACGGGGCATAAAAGTCAGCGAAGAGGAGATTATTAATGTGTGCAAGGAAAATATTGCCAGCTTCAAGAAACCAAGGAGTGTTGAGTTCGTGGACTCCTTGCCTAAAACCGCAACAGGCAAAATCCTGAAAAAGGAACTGAAACTTAAGTCTGATAAAAAGTAG
- a CDS encoding CoA transferase, whose product MLLADLGAEVIKIEDPAGGEVIRDLIPGLYEAVNRNKLGLTLNLKYSAGKEIFYNLVKKSHVVVEGFRPGVVNKLGVDYETLKKINPSLVYCSISGYGQTGPYRTRPGHDINYAAMSGVLSLPGSMGKPPQRASLPLADLSGSMFAAISILAALLDEKGNEEKGTYIDVCMLECLMSWTSVRAGSFVLRNEDPIPEEMGHLTPNNDSYTCKDNKGLSFGAFEDHFWKKLCVALERDDLIKDPRFSTHGSRIKNFKELKSIIQKCIGKYDRGFWLERFGSTDVPFAPIYTIKESFEDPHILERELLEIIEDNNGKRLRQILYPGKFSEKRPMVRLPPPRVGEHTEKILKELDYSRKDIDMFRSKGII is encoded by the coding sequence ATGCTCTTGGCGGATCTTGGAGCTGAGGTGATTAAAATCGAAGACCCTGCTGGAGGTGAGGTTATCAGAGATCTAATCCCAGGACTTTATGAGGCGGTCAATAGAAATAAACTGGGGTTAACATTAAACTTGAAATATTCAGCGGGCAAGGAAATTTTTTACAACTTAGTGAAGAAATCACATGTCGTTGTAGAAGGGTTTAGACCAGGTGTAGTAAACAAACTTGGCGTGGATTATGAAACGTTGAAGAAGATTAATCCATCACTGGTTTATTGCTCGATTTCTGGATACGGACAGACAGGACCCTATCGTACCCGTCCAGGGCATGATATTAATTATGCGGCAATGTCTGGAGTCCTCTCCCTGCCAGGTAGTATGGGAAAACCACCGCAAAGAGCTTCACTGCCGTTGGCCGATCTAAGCGGGTCTATGTTCGCAGCTATTTCGATACTGGCAGCATTGCTGGATGAAAAGGGAAATGAGGAGAAGGGGACATATATCGATGTATGTATGTTGGAATGTTTGATGTCTTGGACAAGTGTTAGGGCAGGCTCTTTTGTACTCAGAAACGAAGATCCAATTCCGGAAGAAATGGGGCATTTGACACCAAATAACGATTCATACACTTGTAAGGATAACAAGGGATTAAGTTTCGGGGCATTTGAAGATCATTTTTGGAAAAAGTTATGTGTTGCCCTTGAAAGAGATGATCTGATTAAAGACCCCAGATTTTCAACGCATGGATCAAGGATCAAAAACTTTAAGGAACTGAAGTCCATAATACAGAAATGCATTGGTAAATATGACAGAGGATTTTGGTTGGAACGTTTTGGGTCAACAGATGTCCCATTTGCCCCTATTTACACTATTAAGGAATCTTTTGAAGACCCACACATTTTGGAGCGAGAGCTCCTTGAAATTATTGAAGACAATAATGGAAAAAGGCTTCGGCAAATCCTCTATCCTGGAAAATTCTCTGAAAAGCGACCAATGGTGAGGCTACCCCCTCCACGGGTAGGTGAACATACAGAGAAAATTTTGAAGGAGTTGGATTATAGTCGTAAAGACATAGACATGTTTAGAAGCAAGGGGATAATTTGA
- a CDS encoding MaoC family dehydratase N-terminal domain-containing protein, with translation MDDKGLPGKFYEEFTIGEEFTTPSRTITEADVVNFAGISGDFHPLHMDETYAQKSIHKGRIAHGSLVITIATGLLARLGLWESTAVANLGYEWKFQKAVKIGDTITVKLSIVDKKETKKKETGIIQRGIKIINQNGETVVSGGSPFLVKRKIV, from the coding sequence ATGGATGACAAGGGATTACCTGGGAAGTTCTATGAGGAATTCACTATCGGTGAAGAATTTACTACACCCTCAAGAACCATAACAGAAGCGGATGTGGTTAATTTTGCCGGTATTTCGGGAGACTTTCATCCTTTACACATGGATGAAACATATGCGCAAAAGAGCATTCATAAGGGAAGGATTGCCCATGGTAGCTTAGTTATAACGATTGCTACTGGGTTATTAGCTCGATTGGGCCTATGGGAAAGTACGGCAGTCGCAAATCTTGGATACGAATGGAAGTTTCAAAAAGCTGTAAAAATTGGGGACACTATCACAGTCAAGCTCAGTATTGTGGACAAAAAGGAAACTAAAAAGAAAGAGACCGGAATTATCCAGAGGGGTATCAAGATAATTAATCAGAACGGTGAGACTGTTGTCTCCGGAGGCTCACCTTTTCTTGTTAAGAGAAAAATAGTGTGA
- a CDS encoding acyl-CoA dehydrogenase family protein → MNFMLSEDEKMFQDNFRKFVQREIAPLVGDAEEKHRFPVELFPKLGKLGYLGIRFPEKYGGANANMLTECIWEEEMARVNVGISTSIGLGSAIAFHAINEFGTEEQKRKFLLPGNQGRLIGAIAITEPNAGSDVAGIQTNAKKDGEFYILNGSKMWITNATIANVIVVIAYTDRDKGPDAGISMLIVEKETPGLTSKSIKKMSSKSADTGEINFENCIIPKENLLGKEGMGLRNFSDAFLGGRLLNAARSLGNSEACFEIAKKYALERIQFGKPICKFQAIRFKLASMAVELGLVRTYVWQAARMYEAGRLSRKIASTAKLYASEMAQRVAAEAMQIHGAYGISEEYDIERRFRDARTMTVGEGTSEIQRMIVAHEIGL, encoded by the coding sequence ATGAATTTCATGTTAAGCGAAGATGAAAAAATGTTTCAAGATAATTTTCGCAAGTTTGTGCAGAGGGAGATTGCTCCTTTAGTGGGTGATGCTGAGGAAAAGCACAGGTTCCCGGTCGAGCTATTTCCGAAGCTGGGCAAGCTTGGGTACTTAGGCATAAGATTTCCTGAAAAATACGGTGGCGCAAACGCGAATATGCTTACGGAGTGTATATGGGAAGAGGAAATGGCCCGCGTAAATGTTGGTATTTCTACATCAATCGGCCTTGGTTCAGCTATCGCCTTTCACGCAATTAATGAGTTTGGAACCGAGGAGCAGAAAAGGAAATTCTTGTTACCTGGAAACCAAGGCAGATTGATTGGTGCAATCGCAATTACGGAACCAAATGCGGGATCAGATGTCGCCGGGATTCAGACCAATGCAAAAAAGGATGGGGAATTCTATATTCTTAACGGGTCAAAAATGTGGATTACTAATGCGACAATAGCTAATGTTATTGTGGTGATTGCTTATACCGATAGAGATAAGGGCCCTGATGCAGGTATAAGCATGTTGATCGTTGAAAAAGAGACTCCCGGGTTAACATCCAAAAGTATAAAAAAGATGAGTAGCAAGTCAGCGGATACTGGTGAGATTAATTTTGAAAATTGTATTATTCCGAAAGAAAATTTACTTGGGAAAGAGGGTATGGGCCTACGGAATTTCTCTGATGCGTTCTTAGGTGGACGCCTTTTAAATGCAGCGAGAAGTTTGGGTAACAGTGAAGCCTGTTTTGAAATCGCCAAGAAATATGCCTTGGAACGCATTCAATTTGGAAAACCTATCTGCAAGTTCCAGGCCATTAGATTTAAGTTGGCAAGTATGGCGGTGGAACTTGGTTTGGTCCGTACTTATGTATGGCAAGCAGCAAGGATGTATGAAGCGGGTAGATTGTCCAGAAAGATCGCTTCAACAGCAAAACTATATGCCAGTGAAATGGCTCAAAGGGTTGCTGCCGAGGCGATGCAAATTCATGGTGCATATGGGATTTCGGAGGAATACGACATTGAACGGCGTTTTCGAGATGCACGCACCATGACTGTAGGAGAAGGGACATCTGAAATCCAGAGGATGATTGTTGCTCACGAGATAGGTCTTTAA